GGCGACGAAATCGCGATTACGTTTTGTGCTGCCCGGCACGATGCCTTGATCGATGAATTCGAGCATTCGCGGCATCAGGGGAACCCGCGAGGCGAAGAGCGTCGCGGCGACTCCGCTGCCCACGACCATCTCCCTGAGATGGCCGAGAAGCCCGAATCCGGTCACGTCCGTACAGGCGTGGATGTCGAGCCCCTGCGCCGCGTTTCTCGCGAGCGCATTGAGCGACGTGGTGACCGAAATGATATTCTCGGTCACAGACTCGTCGGCGAGACCTTTTTTAACCGCCGTCGCGAGCACGCCGACGCCGACCGGTTTCGTCACCACCAGCGCGTCGCCAGGCCGCGCCCCGACGTTTCGCCAGATGTTCTTCGGATCGACGAGGCCGGTCACCGACAGACCGTACTTGGGTTCGCGGTCATCGACGCTGTGCCCGCCGATGATCGCCACACCGGCCTCGGCCGCGATGTCCGCTCCGCCGCGCAGAATCTCGGCCATCATGTCGAGCGGGAGTTCGAACTCGGGGAATGCCATGATGTTGAGCGCGGTGATCGGCACGCCGTTCATGGCGTACACATCGGACAGGCTGTTCGCGGCGGCGATGCGCCCGAATTGGAACGGGTCGTCAATGATCGGCGTGAAAAAGTCGACCGTCTGCACCAGCGCGCGGCCATCGTCGAGCAGGTACACCCCGGCGTCGTCGCTGGTGGAGTTGCCGACCAGCACATGCGCGTTGACCGCCTGCGGCACGCGTGCGAGCACCGACGCCAGGGACCCCGGCGAGAGCTTGCAGGCTCACCCCGCGCCGTGCGCGAGCATGTCGGTCAGACGCTTCTTTCTTTCCGGACCGGTTGGACTTTCGTCGTTCACGTTTCGAAAATTCCTTTTAGGTGCCCGCGCCGCGCCGTTCGCTGAGCGCAAGCACCGATAGCGTAACGAAACGCGCCCGCAATGAAAAGCGGACTCTTCAGGATTCGTGAGCCCGACGGGCGCACCAGATCGGAAATTTCTGTAACATAACGGCATGCGCCTATGGCTTCTCAATCCGCCGTCGCCGCGCGGCGAGCGCTTCATGCGCGAGGGACGATGCACGCAGCGTTCGTCAATTTGGGGCACGTTGTGGCCGCCGGTGACGCTGGCCTATCTGAGCGCGATCGCGAAATCCGCCGGTCACGACGCGACACTCGTCGATGTGCCGGCGAAGTCGATGAGCGTTGCGGCAACGCAATTCTCCATCCGACGCCGCGAGCCCGATCTGTGCGTGGTCGCGGTGTCGACGCCGAGTTACGCCGACGACATGGACGCGATTCGGCATCTCAAGAACGCGTCACCTTCGACACGATTCGCCGCGATCGGCGTACATGCGTCCGCGCGCGACTCCGAGGTGCTCTCCGACTGCCGCGCCCTCGACTTCGTGATGCGCGGCGAGACCGAGGGCACCATCCTGCCGCTGACTAACGGCATCGCACGTGGCGAATTTCGCGATATCGCCGGGCTCACCTGGCGGGACGGCGACGGCGTCCTGCGCAATCCCGATCGCGACACCGTCACCGATCTCGATGCGCTCCCGATGCCCGACTGGAGCGACGTCGGTGCGCGCGATTATCGACTGCCGCTTTCCCGTCGGCGCTTCCTGTGTCTCTCGCCGCATCGCGGTTGTCCGTATTCGTGCTCGTATTGCACTGCGCCCGCGCATTACGGCCACCGAGTCCGCAAGCGAAGCGTCGAGAATGTCGTCGCGGAACTCCGGCGGAACGCCACCGAATCGGGGGTGGTCGATCACTTCATGTGGGCGGATACGTTCACGATCGATCGTGCCTACGTGATGGAGTTGTGCCGGGCGATCGTCGATTCCGGCCTGCGCGTGCGCTGGACGTGCAACAGCCGCCTCGACACGGTCGATGAGGAGATGATGGCCGCGATGGCCGCGGCGGGATGCTGGATGATGAGCTTCGGCATCGAGTCGCCCGACCCGGTCGTCCTGCATCTCGCGAACAAGGACCCGCGCACGCGCGATCGCAAGGACCTGTATGCCCCGCTCGCCACGGCGCGCAGGCTCGGCATTCGCACCGTCGCGCATTTCATTCTCGGCCTGCCCGGCGACACGCCGGACACGATTCGGCGCACGGTGTCCTTCGCGCGGTCGTTACCGCTCGACTTCGCGCAGTTCTACGCCGCCGCGCCCTTCGTGGGCTCGCCGCTTCACGAACAGGCCGAGCGAAACGGCTGGCTGTCGCCTTCGACGACGTTTGCGCGCATGGACCAGTCCCGTGCGTCGCTGAACCTGCCGGGGCTGCCCGCGCGCGAGGTCGAGCGGGTCCGCCGCCTCGCTCGCCGGTGGTTCTACGCGAGTCCGGCGCGTGCGGTCCGACTGGCGACCTTGATGACGGCTCAAATCGCCCCGCGCATTCGGGGTCTCTTCGAACGTTCGCTTGTTCGCGGGCGCGGGACTGTGTTTGAATGACGTCTCTCGGTGCTCATGACATGCAAGGGGGGTGAGGACGTGTTGGAACGAATGTGGGTGATGCTTCTTGCGATGGCCATGCTGTTCGCGGGGTGCGGCGACGACGACGACGATTCGGCCTCATCGGGCGATGATGATGTCGCGGACGACGATGTTTCGGACGATGACACCGACGACGATGTCTCCGACGACGATGCGACGGACGACGACGCCGACGACGACGCCGACGACGATGTCCCGCCGCCTCCGGGATGCGACACGCTGACCGAGGGCCTCAACTCGATCATGGTCGATGGGCGTCCACGAAGCTTCTACCTCGATCTCCCGGACGGCGTGGCCGAGAGCTGGCCGTGGCCGGTGGTCTTCAACTGGCACGGCTTCGGCGACACCGCCGCGAACATGCGCCAGCTCGTCCAGAGCTTTGTGAACGGTCCCGACTACACCTTCATCGGCGTCACGCCCGAGGATTCGTCGATGCTGCTTGACTGGGACATCATCGACGGCGCGGGCCCGAACAACCGCGAGGTGCTGCTCTTCGATGCACTCATCGAGGAGATCGACACGTGCTACGGCGTCGATTGGGACCGCGTGCACTCCATCGGGTTTTCGCTGGGCGGCGCGATCTCGGATCTGCTCGGCACCGTGCGCGGCGATATGATCGCGTCCATCGCGACCTACTCGGGCGGCTACGCATCGAATCCGCTCAACGCGTTTCCGTACGCGATCGCCAACTGGCCGGATCTGACGACCGAAAATAAGTACGTCGAGATGCGCGTTCACGGCGGCGTGCTCGACTGGATGATTATGCCCTTCGGCCAGTACGGCGAGAACGACGCGCCGTTTCTGAACGAGCGCGGCCACGATTACGTGGAATGCGTCCACCCGTACATCCACAACATGGGCACGCTTTTCATGGGTCCCGATACATTGCTCCGCTTCTTGGCCGATCACCCGTACGGAACCCAGCAGACGGTTTACGACACGGGGTTTCCGGAAGGGTATCAGGACACCTGCGTCGTGAATTTCGCGCAGTAGTCCAGTCGGATCGCGCCGAAGCGCTCAGGCGCCGCGCAGCATCACGAGCGTCATCTGAAAGCGCCGGCAGGCGTGCAGCGCGTGCGGGATTCCTGCGGGCATGAGGATCATCTGTCCCGCGTGCACGCGTTGCGTCTCGCCGCCGATGGTGATGTCGCATTCGCCGTCGGTAATCTCGACCAGCGCGTCGAAGGGAGCGGTGTGCTCCGAGAGTCCCTCGCCCTCGTCGAAGGCGAACACGGTGACGTTGCCCACGGCGTTTTTGTGGACGATGCGGCTCACCACCGCGCCGTCGGCGTATTGGACCAGATTCGCGCGTTCCACGGGCACTCCCGGTGGAACTCGTCCGCGATCGGATTTCGCGTCACTCATGTCCAACCCCCTTCCAGCTGCCGGCGATGGCGGCATGGAACGCGGCCAACAGGACGCGCGCCCGCGGCTCGTCCATGCCCCGATGATGATACACGCCGTAGAGGAGCTGTGTCTCCTCGCGCAGATAGACGGGGAGCTCCACGAGCGTGCGTACGATCTCCTCGTCGGTCACGCCCACCTGCTCGGGCCGGTATGCGACCTGCACGGATTCCAGAAAATTGACGATCCGGTCGACCGGCTGCCCCTGATACAGAGACGTCAGCAGCACAGCAAGGGCGATCAGTTCGCCGTGGAGGAAGTGGCGCCGCGTGATCGACTCCAGGCAATAGGCGAAATAGTGCTCCGATCCCTCTTCCGGGCGACTGTTGCCGTTCAACTCACACAGTCGGACTTCTTCGGTATAAAGATCGCCGAGGAGGCGAATTGCGGACTCGTTGCAATCGCGGATGTCCTCGGCGGCGGCGAAGAGTCGCTCCAGAAGCGCGCGGGATTCGTCCGCCCGTGAAGTGTCAAAGCGTTCGCCGATTTCCCGT
This genomic window from Deltaproteobacteria bacterium contains:
- the selD gene encoding selenide, water dikinase SelD; the protein is MASVLARVPQAVNAHVLVGNSTSDDAGVYLLDDGRALVQTVDFFTPIIDDPFQFGRIAAANSLSDVYAMNGVPITALNIMAFPEFELPLDMMAEILRGGADIAAEAGVAIIGGHSVDDREPKYGLSVTGLVDPKNIWRNVGARPGDALVVTKPVGVGVLATAVKKGLADESVTENIISVTTSLNALARNAAQGLDIHACTDVTGFGLLGHLREMVVGSGVAATLFASRVPLMPRMLEFIDQGIVPGSTKRNRDFVADAVQFDEAVSANLRFALADSMTSGGLLFALPKTQASELLKRLEAHGVPSPAVIGEIHQGTMAISVILR
- a CDS encoding radical SAM protein, which gives rise to MREGRCTQRSSIWGTLWPPVTLAYLSAIAKSAGHDATLVDVPAKSMSVAATQFSIRRREPDLCVVAVSTPSYADDMDAIRHLKNASPSTRFAAIGVHASARDSEVLSDCRALDFVMRGETEGTILPLTNGIARGEFRDIAGLTWRDGDGVLRNPDRDTVTDLDALPMPDWSDVGARDYRLPLSRRRFLCLSPHRGCPYSCSYCTAPAHYGHRVRKRSVENVVAELRRNATESGVVDHFMWADTFTIDRAYVMELCRAIVDSGLRVRWTCNSRLDTVDEEMMAAMAAAGCWMMSFGIESPDPVVLHLANKDPRTRDRKDLYAPLATARRLGIRTVAHFILGLPGDTPDTIRRTVSFARSLPLDFAQFYAAAPFVGSPLHEQAERNGWLSPSTTFARMDQSRASLNLPGLPAREVERVRRLARRWFYASPARAVRLATLMTAQIAPRIRGLFERSLVRGRGTVFE
- a CDS encoding cupin domain-containing protein codes for the protein MSDAKSDRGRVPPGVPVERANLVQYADGAVVSRIVHKNAVGNVTVFAFDEGEGLSEHTAPFDALVEITDGECDITIGGETQRVHAGQMILMPAGIPHALHACRRFQMTLVMLRGA
- a CDS encoding iron-containing alcohol dehydrogenase; protein product: MNMPRQALPHYGRNLLSTVERDLKDDCVVFCAPEAWGLVEPAFSRPPAEVVIPDSMEQSHIEARIERTARAKAVFGIGGGSACDAAKMYSWRTGADLVLMPSILSVDAAFTKAVGVRVNHRVRYLGEVYPRHLLVDFDLVERAPKPLNRAGIGDILSIHTAPWDWKLAEREIGERFDTSRADESRALLERLFAAAEDIRDCNESAIRLLGDLYTEEVRLCELNGNSRPEEGSEHYFAYCLESITRRHFLHGELIALAVLLTSLYQGQPVDRIVNFLESVQVAYRPEQVGVTDEEIVRTLVELPVYLREETQLLYGVYHHRGMDEPRARVLLAAFHAAIAGSWKGVGHE